The following are encoded in a window of Chryseobacterium sp. genomic DNA:
- a CDS encoding TolC family protein — translation MKTKYLHILFLLCFLNFFSQTPVSLETAYEKAVENNLQVKSGQLKIDYHHRIKNSAAVVDPLNITAEIGQLNSAYADNAISVNQKLRLPKFYQSQNQVLMEEWKNAMLTLEVQKLQLKRELALSYNNLNYLDEKQKLLEKADSIYSQYYQRADLRLRAGESNILEKTTAENYRSQAEIQLQNLGKDREISQHQLNYLINDAQYYTNQKGGFYIMELMSDGNYDGNATVLKQYDQQKNIENAKLNAEKTKLLPSVNLGVTSATQYGFGADEKFYDRGKRFQSGLIGLDLPLFNTAQKSIIEGQKINQQIAENNYQIAVKNLKNRYAVTFGAYLKLKSELEYYRSKGLKNAQTIFFTANLLLKEGEINYLEYTMLVNQSLEIENRYIDAQKLFNEKIIELNTLRAE, via the coding sequence ATGAAAACTAAATACCTCCATATCCTGTTTCTGCTGTGCTTTCTCAATTTTTTTTCGCAGACACCGGTTTCTCTTGAGACCGCCTATGAAAAGGCAGTGGAGAACAATCTTCAGGTAAAGTCCGGGCAGCTTAAAATAGATTATCACCACCGGATTAAAAATTCTGCTGCCGTTGTAGACCCCCTGAACATCACCGCAGAAATCGGGCAGCTGAATTCTGCGTATGCAGATAACGCCATTTCTGTAAACCAAAAGCTGCGGTTACCCAAATTCTACCAAAGTCAGAACCAGGTTTTGATGGAGGAATGGAAAAATGCCATGCTGACGCTGGAAGTACAAAAATTACAGCTGAAGCGTGAACTTGCACTGAGTTACAATAACCTGAATTATCTGGATGAAAAGCAGAAACTGCTTGAAAAAGCCGACAGTATTTATTCCCAATATTATCAGCGGGCAGACCTTCGTTTAAGGGCAGGTGAAAGCAATATCCTGGAGAAAACAACGGCAGAAAACTACCGTAGTCAGGCAGAAATTCAGTTGCAGAATCTGGGAAAAGACCGTGAGATATCGCAACATCAGCTCAATTATTTAATAAATGATGCCCAGTATTATACCAATCAGAAAGGCGGTTTTTATATCATGGAACTGATGTCCGATGGAAATTATGACGGAAATGCAACCGTTCTGAAACAGTATGATCAGCAAAAAAACATTGAAAATGCCAAACTCAATGCCGAAAAAACCAAGCTGTTGCCGAGTGTTAATCTCGGGGTTACCTCTGCCACACAATATGGATTTGGAGCGGATGAAAAATTCTACGACCGTGGGAAACGATTTCAAAGTGGGCTGATTGGCCTGGACTTGCCTTTGTTTAACACTGCGCAGAAATCCATAATAGAAGGCCAAAAAATCAATCAGCAGATTGCAGAAAACAATTATCAGATTGCTGTAAAAAATCTGAAAAACCGGTATGCTGTTACTTTTGGCGCATACCTGAAACTGAAATCAGAACTTGAATATTACAGAAGCAAAGGGCTGAAAAATGCTCAAACCATCTTTTTTACCGCAAACCTGCTTTTAAAGGAGGGTGAAATCAATTATCTGGAATACACGATGCTCGTCAACCAAAGCCTTGAAATCGAGAACCGGTATATCGATGCCCAAAAACTGTTTAATGAAAAAATAATTGAGCTGAACACTCTGAGAGCCGAATAA